Proteins encoded in a region of the Mycolicibacterium neoaurum genome:
- a CDS encoding transporter substrate-binding domain-containing protein → MPSAPDQPTSPSAPGRIPRLAAWLLVLAGAALLAAAPTAAEPVPDQEPEPRSTTVAVHTLEPFVMRTGNGDLTGFSIELWNDIAKRLGWSTEYVDVGSVGGQLAAVASGQADVAVGGISLTADRERTFDFSHPTLDAGLQIIVPVHDTRPSIPGLGGYLDLLLSRTMLIWLSAAIVVSVVPAHIYWLIERRSPEPVIARAYLPGIFQAFGWGIGSLVGKNATTATRTVTQALAILWGFAGIVFISFYSANLSASLTVAKLDAKIAGPADLYDKSVATVGGTTAAEYLRDMGIDATLTDTIEESYHLLREEGYDAVVFDAPTLRYYVAHRGEGVAVMAGPVFHDEDQGFVMGLDSPLRKPVNQMLFQMREDGTYNLIKKKWFGDDIATTAADPN, encoded by the coding sequence ATGCCGAGCGCGCCAGATCAACCGACATCGCCATCCGCGCCGGGTCGTATCCCCCGGCTGGCTGCCTGGCTGTTGGTACTGGCCGGCGCCGCGCTGCTGGCTGCCGCGCCGACTGCCGCCGAGCCGGTCCCGGATCAGGAACCCGAGCCGAGGTCGACCACGGTGGCGGTGCACACGCTGGAGCCGTTCGTGATGCGGACCGGCAATGGGGACCTGACCGGCTTCAGCATCGAGTTGTGGAACGACATCGCCAAACGCCTCGGCTGGTCCACCGAGTACGTCGATGTCGGCAGCGTCGGCGGCCAACTGGCGGCGGTCGCCTCCGGGCAGGCCGACGTCGCGGTCGGCGGCATCTCGCTGACCGCGGATCGCGAGCGCACGTTCGACTTCTCCCATCCCACGCTGGATGCCGGCCTGCAGATCATCGTTCCGGTACACGACACCCGACCGTCGATACCTGGCCTCGGGGGATACCTGGACTTGTTGCTGTCGCGCACCATGCTGATCTGGCTCAGTGCCGCGATCGTCGTCAGCGTCGTACCGGCACACATCTATTGGCTGATCGAGCGGCGCAGTCCCGAACCGGTGATCGCGCGCGCGTACCTGCCGGGAATCTTCCAGGCGTTCGGCTGGGGTATCGGATCGTTGGTCGGCAAGAACGCGACCACGGCGACGCGGACGGTCACGCAGGCGTTGGCGATCCTGTGGGGTTTTGCCGGGATCGTCTTCATCTCCTTCTACTCGGCGAACCTCAGTGCCAGCCTCACCGTCGCCAAATTGGACGCCAAGATCGCCGGACCTGCCGATCTCTACGACAAGTCCGTCGCGACCGTCGGCGGCACCACCGCCGCGGAGTACCTGCGTGACATGGGTATCGACGCCACCCTCACCGACACCATCGAGGAGTCGTATCACCTGTTGCGCGAGGAGGGTTATGACGCGGTCGTCTTCGACGCGCCGACGCTGCGCTACTACGTGGCGCACCGCGGTGAGGGTGTCGCGGTGATGGCAGGTCCGGTATTCCACGACGAGGATCAGGGTTTCGTGATGGGATTGGATAGTCCGCTGCGCAAGCCGGTCAACCAGATGCTGTTCCAGATGCGTGAGGACGGCACCTACAACCTCATCAAGAAGAAGTGGTTCGGCGACGACATCGCGACCACGGCGGCCGATCCCAACTGA
- a CDS encoding Fur family transcriptional regulator, whose product MLRGASLRVTRPRIAVLGAVHRHPHADTDTVIRAVRAELADVSHQTVYDSLNALTAAGLLRRIQPTGSVARYESRVGDNHHHVVCRSCGVIADVECAVGEAPCLTAADDHGFTIDEAEVIYWGLCPDCITAQELQPHVGSK is encoded by the coding sequence ATGCTGCGGGGCGCATCGCTTCGAGTGACGCGCCCGCGCATCGCGGTGCTCGGTGCGGTGCACCGGCATCCGCACGCCGACACCGATACGGTGATCCGGGCCGTGCGCGCCGAACTCGCCGATGTCTCGCATCAGACCGTCTACGACTCGCTCAACGCGTTGACCGCGGCCGGCCTGCTGCGCCGCATCCAGCCCACGGGTTCGGTGGCGCGATACGAGTCCCGGGTCGGCGACAACCACCACCACGTCGTGTGCCGCTCATGCGGCGTCATCGCCGACGTCGAGTGCGCGGTGGGGGAGGCTCCCTGTCTCACCGCGGCAGACGACCACGGGTTCACGATCGACGAGGCCGAGGTCATCTACTGGGGCCTGTGCCCCGATTGCATTACCGCACAAGAACTTCAGCCGCACGTCGGCTCGAAGTAA
- the katG gene encoding catalase/peroxidase HPI — MPETSPPIGEAQTEPTEAKCPMVIKPPVEGGSNRDWWPNAVNLKILQKDPEVINPHPGFDYREAVQNLDVAALTADVDAVMTDSQDWWPADFGHYGPFFVRMTWHAAGTYRVADGRGGGGKGMQRFAPLNSWPDNVSLDKARRLLWPVKKKYGKQLSWSDLLVFAGNRALEKMGFTTAGFAFGRPDYWEPEEDIYWGAEHEWLGSQERYAGANGDRTKLENPLGASHMGLIYVNPEGPEGKPDPLAAATDIRETFGRMAMNDVETAALIVGGHTFGKTHGATEVENGPEPEAAPLESQGLGWANSGVGNETVSSGLEVTWTHTPTKWDNSFLEILYGNEWELVKSPAGAYQWQPKDGGWANSVPMAQGNGRTHPGMLTTDLTMRMDPGFEKITRRWLDHPEELAEEFAKAWFKLLHRDMGPVSRYLGPLVPKQTWLWQDIVPEGTPLSDADVAKLKTAIADSGLTVSQLVSTAWKAAASYRNSDMRGGANGGRIRLQPQIGWESNETDELTPVIAKLEEIQGSAGVDVSFADLVVLGGVVGLEKAIKAAGFDVAVPFTSGRGDATQEQTDVESFAYLEPKADGFRNYVGKGLPLPAEYQLIDKANLLGLSAPEMTVLIGGLRVLDTNFGGTKLGVFTDNPGALTNDFFVNLLDMGTKWAPAPADDGTYVGTDRASGAEKFTASRVDLLFGSNSQLRAFAEVYAEDEAKQKFVEDFVAAWTKVANADLF, encoded by the coding sequence GTGCCCGAGACAAGTCCCCCGATCGGTGAAGCGCAGACCGAACCCACCGAGGCGAAATGCCCGATGGTCATCAAGCCGCCGGTCGAGGGTGGCAGCAACCGTGACTGGTGGCCCAACGCGGTCAACCTGAAGATCCTGCAGAAGGATCCTGAGGTCATCAACCCGCACCCCGGATTCGATTACCGCGAGGCCGTGCAGAACCTGGATGTCGCGGCACTCACCGCCGATGTCGACGCCGTGATGACCGACTCGCAGGACTGGTGGCCCGCCGACTTCGGCCACTACGGCCCGTTCTTCGTCCGGATGACCTGGCACGCCGCAGGCACCTACCGGGTGGCCGACGGCCGCGGCGGCGGCGGTAAGGGCATGCAGCGCTTCGCCCCGCTCAACAGCTGGCCCGACAACGTCAGCCTGGACAAGGCCCGTCGGTTGCTGTGGCCGGTGAAGAAGAAGTACGGCAAGCAGCTGTCCTGGTCGGATCTGCTGGTGTTCGCCGGCAACCGGGCACTGGAGAAGATGGGTTTCACCACCGCCGGTTTCGCGTTCGGTAGGCCCGACTACTGGGAGCCCGAGGAGGATATCTACTGGGGCGCCGAGCACGAGTGGCTGGGCAGCCAGGAGCGGTACGCGGGCGCCAACGGTGACCGCACCAAGTTGGAGAACCCGCTGGGCGCCAGCCACATGGGTCTGATCTACGTCAATCCTGAAGGCCCGGAGGGCAAGCCGGATCCGCTCGCGGCGGCAACCGATATCCGCGAGACCTTCGGCCGGATGGCGATGAACGATGTGGAGACCGCGGCGCTGATCGTCGGTGGTCACACCTTCGGCAAGACTCACGGCGCCACCGAGGTCGAGAACGGACCCGAGCCCGAGGCTGCACCGCTGGAGAGCCAGGGCCTCGGCTGGGCCAACTCCGGCGTGGGCAACGAGACCGTCAGCAGTGGTCTCGAGGTGACTTGGACGCACACCCCGACCAAGTGGGACAACAGCTTCCTGGAGATCCTGTACGGCAACGAATGGGAACTCGTGAAGAGCCCCGCCGGTGCCTACCAGTGGCAGCCCAAGGACGGCGGTTGGGCCAACTCGGTGCCGATGGCCCAGGGCAACGGCCGCACCCATCCGGGCATGCTGACCACCGACCTCACTATGCGGATGGATCCGGGCTTCGAGAAGATCACCCGGCGCTGGCTGGATCACCCCGAGGAGCTGGCCGAGGAATTCGCCAAGGCCTGGTTCAAGCTGCTGCACCGCGATATGGGACCGGTGAGCCGCTACCTGGGCCCGCTGGTTCCGAAGCAGACGTGGCTGTGGCAGGACATCGTTCCGGAGGGCACCCCACTCTCGGATGCCGATGTGGCGAAGCTCAAGACGGCGATCGCCGACTCGGGTCTGACTGTCTCCCAGCTCGTCTCGACGGCCTGGAAGGCTGCGGCGTCCTACCGCAACAGCGATATGCGCGGCGGCGCCAACGGTGGCCGCATCCGGTTGCAGCCGCAGATCGGCTGGGAATCCAACGAGACCGACGAACTGACGCCGGTGATCGCCAAGCTCGAGGAGATCCAGGGCTCGGCCGGAGTTGACGTCTCCTTCGCCGACCTGGTCGTTCTCGGTGGCGTCGTGGGCCTGGAGAAGGCCATCAAGGCAGCCGGTTTCGATGTCGCGGTACCCTTCACCTCCGGTCGCGGCGATGCCACCCAGGAACAGACCGATGTCGAGTCGTTCGCCTACCTGGAGCCCAAGGCCGACGGCTTCCGCAACTACGTGGGCAAGGGCCTGCCGCTGCCCGCGGAGTACCAGCTGATCGACAAGGCCAACCTGCTGGGTCTGTCGGCTCCCGAGATGACCGTCCTGATCGGCGGACTGCGGGTGCTGGACACCAACTTCGGTGGCACCAAGCTCGGTGTGTTCACCGACAACCCGGGCGCGCTGACGAACGACTTCTTCGTCAACCTGCTCGACATGGGCACCAAGTGGGCGCCCGCGCCCGCCGATGACGGCACCTATGTCGGTACCGATCGCGCCAGTGGGGCCGAGAAGTTCACCGCCAGCCGGGTCGATCTGCTGTTCGGGTCGAACTCCCAGCTGCGGGCCTTCGCCGAGGTGTACGCCGAGGACGAGGCCAAGCAGAAGTTCGTCGAGGACTTCGTCGCCGCGTGGACCAAGGTGGCCAATGCCGATCTGTTCTAG
- a CDS encoding DUF808 domain-containing protein produces the protein MSAGLFGLLDDVAALARLAAASVDDIGAAAGRATAKAAGVVIDDTAVTPQYVQGITADREVPMIKRIAIGSLRNKLVFILPAALLLSIFAPWALPYLLMAGATFLCFEGAEKVWGWISGGDGHAAPAAVAGEDVEKTMTSGAIRTDFILSAEIMVIALNEVAEQTFWLRLASLVIVAIVITAAVYGVVALIVKMDDAGLALAQRSSAFAQKMGRGLVAAMPKVLSTLSIVGTVAMLWVGGHILLAQSYEAGLRPPYELVHDAEHWTAHAIGVFEGGVAWLVNTGISAVVGLIIGAVVALIVHVLPFGKKKAAAH, from the coding sequence ATGAGCGCAGGCCTGTTCGGACTCCTCGACGACGTGGCCGCCTTGGCCCGCCTCGCCGCCGCGTCGGTGGACGATATCGGCGCCGCTGCCGGGCGGGCCACCGCGAAGGCCGCGGGCGTCGTCATCGACGACACCGCGGTGACGCCGCAGTATGTGCAGGGCATCACCGCCGACCGCGAGGTGCCGATGATCAAGCGCATCGCCATCGGGTCGCTGCGCAACAAGCTGGTGTTCATCCTGCCCGCCGCGCTGCTGCTGAGCATCTTCGCGCCGTGGGCGCTGCCCTACCTGTTGATGGCCGGGGCGACGTTCCTGTGCTTCGAAGGCGCCGAGAAGGTGTGGGGCTGGATCTCCGGTGGTGACGGGCACGCCGCGCCGGCGGCGGTGGCCGGTGAGGATGTCGAGAAGACGATGACATCCGGGGCCATCCGCACCGACTTCATCCTGTCCGCCGAAATCATGGTTATCGCACTCAACGAGGTGGCCGAGCAGACGTTCTGGCTGCGGCTGGCAAGTCTGGTGATCGTGGCCATCGTGATCACCGCCGCGGTGTACGGCGTCGTCGCGCTCATCGTGAAGATGGATGACGCGGGATTGGCTCTGGCACAACGCAGCTCGGCCTTCGCCCAGAAGATGGGTCGCGGACTGGTCGCCGCGATGCCCAAGGTGCTGTCCACACTGTCCATCGTCGGAACGGTGGCCATGCTGTGGGTCGGCGGTCACATCCTGCTGGCACAGAGCTACGAGGCCGGCTTGCGCCCGCCGTACGAGTTGGTCCACGACGCCGAACACTGGACCGCGCATGCCATCGGCGTGTTCGAGGGTGGGGTGGCCTGGTTGGTCAACACCGGGATCTCGGCGGTGGTCGGGTTGATCATCGGCGCGGTCGTCGCGCTGATCGTGCACGTGCTGCCCTTCGGCAAGAAGAAGGCCGCCGCGCACTAG
- a CDS encoding PPOX class F420-dependent oxidoreductase: MGINQRSKIVMSDEEIAEFIDHSRTATMATVLPNGRPHLVAMWYAVLDGEIWFETKAKSQKAVNLRRDPTITVMIEDGHTYDTLRGVSIDGTAEIIDDPETNMRVGISVWERYTGPYSEEVKPFVEQMMNNRVCVRVVPGRTRSWDHRKLGMPAVPLGGSTAQYLG; this comes from the coding sequence ATGGGAATCAATCAGCGCTCCAAGATCGTGATGTCCGATGAGGAGATCGCCGAGTTCATCGATCACAGTCGCACCGCCACCATGGCCACCGTGTTGCCCAACGGCCGTCCGCATCTGGTGGCCATGTGGTACGCCGTCCTGGACGGGGAGATCTGGTTCGAGACCAAGGCCAAATCGCAGAAGGCGGTCAACCTTCGACGCGACCCCACCATCACCGTGATGATCGAGGACGGCCACACCTACGACACGCTGCGCGGTGTGTCGATCGACGGGACCGCGGAGATCATCGATGACCCGGAGACGAACATGCGCGTCGGGATCAGCGTGTGGGAGCGCTATACCGGGCCGTACTCCGAGGAGGTCAAACCGTTCGTCGAGCAGATGATGAACAACCGGGTATGCGTCCGCGTGGTGCCGGGGCGCACCCGCAGCTGGGATCACCGCAAGCTCGGCATGCCCGCAGTTCCGTTGGGCGGCAGCACCGCTCAGTACCTGGGTTAG
- a CDS encoding acyl-CoA thioesterase domain-containing protein yields MPNPRPAAYFTAEGDRYTPTSIARGPWGQTISGNILGGLLGFVVDRDHGNPDFQPARLTVDLFRPAALAPLTVGTATVRAGRRIIVIDATAVQDDQPVARASVLYLRRGAAPDTHIWTTAVDLPAPPDPDGSPIDAPMQFVAHGAGTSTDLSAWAHHGPKHMWLRTVAALVDGQPMTPFAHAAIAGDVVSSLTHFGPDGLLYINADYTLTLSRLPEGPDIGLSALTHYADAGVATGTATLFDRTGPIGSGIATALISPGFAPPPV; encoded by the coding sequence GTGCCGAACCCCAGGCCCGCCGCGTATTTCACCGCCGAGGGTGACCGTTACACCCCCACCAGCATCGCCCGTGGCCCGTGGGGCCAGACCATCAGCGGCAACATCCTCGGTGGCCTGCTCGGTTTCGTCGTCGACCGCGACCACGGAAACCCGGACTTCCAGCCCGCCCGGCTGACCGTCGACCTCTTCCGGCCGGCTGCGCTGGCCCCGCTCACCGTCGGCACGGCCACCGTGCGGGCCGGCCGCCGGATCATCGTGATCGACGCGACCGCGGTGCAGGATGATCAGCCGGTGGCACGCGCCAGCGTGCTCTACCTACGTCGCGGGGCGGCACCGGACACGCATATCTGGACGACTGCGGTCGACCTGCCCGCCCCGCCGGATCCCGATGGTTCACCCATCGACGCGCCCATGCAGTTCGTCGCGCACGGCGCGGGCACCAGCACCGACCTGAGCGCCTGGGCGCACCACGGCCCGAAACACATGTGGCTGCGCACCGTGGCCGCACTGGTCGACGGTCAGCCCATGACACCGTTCGCCCACGCCGCGATCGCCGGTGATGTGGTGAGCTCGCTGACCCACTTCGGACCCGACGGGTTGCTGTACATCAATGCCGATTACACGCTGACGCTGAGCCGGCTGCCGGAAGGCCCCGATATCGGCCTGAGCGCGCTGACGCACTACGCCGACGCCGGGGTCGCCACCGGAACGGCGACGCTGTTCGACCGGACAGGCCCGATCGGCAGCGGGATCGCCACCGCACTGATCAGTCCTGGGTTCGCACCGCCGCCGGTCTAA
- a CDS encoding GNAT family N-acetyltransferase yields MSAEQHPAVVTPGDNRFTIALDGRQVGLIDFHDRDGVRVFTHTEIDPAFGGRGLGTHLVAETVAATRAAGLQIESYCSMVTAYLAKNP; encoded by the coding sequence GTGAGCGCTGAACAGCACCCCGCCGTGGTGACCCCCGGTGACAACCGCTTCACCATCGCCCTGGACGGGCGACAGGTGGGTCTCATCGACTTCCACGATCGCGACGGGGTCCGGGTGTTCACCCACACCGAGATCGATCCCGCGTTCGGCGGCCGGGGGCTGGGCACCCACCTGGTCGCTGAGACCGTGGCGGCGACCCGGGCAGCGGGCTTACAGATCGAGTCGTACTGCTCGATGGTGACGGCGTATCTGGCCAAGAATCCCTAG
- a CDS encoding pirin family protein — MSNADPAPDEVACRPSSFTGILQAREVPLGGPRAMKVRRTLPSRQRSMIGAWCFADHYGPQDIRTSAGMDVPPHPHTGLQTVSWLFDGEIEHRDSNGVHAAVRPGELNLMTAGAGICHSEVATPETTILHGVQLWVALPDGDRHTARDFAHHVPEPRVIDGATVRVFLGELAGDRSPVHTFTPLLGAQVDIAPRATVSLAVDPSFEHGVLLDEGAVEVNGTALSRADLAYQSPGTDRLAIVNGGEQPARMILLGGPPFGEALLMWWNFVGRSHDEIVAYRQAWQDRSDQFGEVIGYRGAVDRLPAPGMPGTRLKPRER; from the coding sequence ATGAGCAATGCCGATCCGGCTCCCGACGAAGTGGCCTGCCGCCCTTCCTCATTCACGGGCATCCTGCAGGCTCGCGAGGTGCCGCTCGGCGGGCCGCGAGCCATGAAAGTGCGCCGTACGCTGCCGTCGCGCCAACGCTCCATGATCGGCGCCTGGTGCTTCGCCGATCATTACGGACCGCAGGACATCCGGACGTCCGCCGGAATGGACGTCCCCCCGCATCCGCATACCGGATTACAGACCGTCAGTTGGCTTTTCGACGGTGAGATCGAGCATCGCGACAGCAACGGGGTGCACGCGGCGGTGCGGCCCGGCGAGCTCAACCTGATGACGGCCGGTGCCGGCATCTGCCATTCCGAGGTGGCCACACCCGAGACCACGATCCTGCACGGCGTCCAGCTGTGGGTCGCCCTGCCCGACGGCGACCGGCACACCGCACGGGACTTCGCCCATCACGTACCCGAACCACGCGTGATCGACGGTGCGACGGTGCGGGTCTTTCTCGGCGAGCTCGCCGGCGACCGCTCACCGGTGCACACCTTCACCCCGCTGCTGGGTGCACAGGTGGACATCGCGCCGCGAGCCACCGTCAGCCTGGCCGTCGACCCGTCCTTCGAACATGGCGTGCTGCTCGACGAAGGTGCCGTCGAGGTCAACGGGACCGCCCTGTCCCGGGCCGATCTGGCGTATCAGTCCCCCGGGACTGATCGACTGGCGATCGTCAATGGCGGCGAGCAGCCGGCCCGGATGATCCTGTTGGGCGGACCGCCGTTCGGCGAGGCACTGCTGATGTGGTGGAACTTCGTCGGCCGAAGCCATGACGAGATCGTCGCCTACCGGCAAGCGTGGCAGGACCGATCCGATCAGTTCGGGGAGGTCATCGGCTACCGCGGCGCCGTCGACCGACTGCCCGCCCCCGGTATGCCCGGCACTAGGCTCAAACCCCGTGAGCGCTGA
- a CDS encoding WhiB family transcriptional regulator, with protein MNALGLDGLPIGECTRDPERWTITADEDAKAVCRMCPRRWACAREACELPRAEGLWAGIVIPEAGRGRTFALKQLRSLAERNGYPVRARRLFLESA; from the coding sequence ATGAACGCACTGGGCCTGGACGGACTGCCGATCGGCGAATGCACCCGCGATCCGGAACGCTGGACCATCACCGCCGACGAGGATGCCAAGGCGGTGTGCCGGATGTGCCCGCGCCGGTGGGCCTGCGCGCGGGAGGCGTGCGAACTTCCGCGGGCCGAGGGGCTGTGGGCGGGAATCGTCATCCCCGAAGCCGGTCGGGGCCGAACGTTCGCGCTCAAGCAACTGCGCTCGCTGGCCGAGCGCAACGGTTACCCGGTGCGGGCGCGTCGACTCTTTCTCGAGTCCGCCTAG
- a CDS encoding transcriptional regulator: MVRAGAAAAARRRELNVSQRRLAADGVINAGALIAFEKGRSWPRLATRTKLESVLQWPHGTIERIRRGEPATPAAPARPQAPASDELPLIAQAVVAAANTFAGSIDALPPVTDPGFTGRATAILSDLRQLEAVAARAARIQLTPELIRALSGVRGRIDQLTLRAAEAPSATLGQRLYAARRRANLTVSETALAAGVSDDVIVGTEAEQPPTEAEITAIEALMAQID, translated from the coding sequence ATGGTCCGGGCGGGCGCCGCCGCGGCCGCTCGTCGTCGCGAACTCAACGTCAGCCAACGCCGGCTCGCGGCAGATGGCGTCATCAACGCCGGTGCGTTGATCGCGTTCGAGAAGGGACGCAGCTGGCCCCGCCTGGCCACCCGCACCAAGCTCGAGTCCGTCCTGCAATGGCCGCACGGCACCATCGAACGCATCCGTCGGGGCGAGCCGGCGACCCCGGCGGCGCCCGCACGCCCACAGGCCCCCGCGTCCGATGAGCTGCCGTTGATCGCACAGGCCGTCGTCGCGGCGGCGAACACCTTTGCCGGCAGTATCGACGCATTACCGCCTGTCACCGACCCCGGGTTCACCGGCCGGGCCACCGCGATCCTGTCCGACCTGCGTCAGCTCGAGGCGGTCGCGGCCCGGGCGGCCCGCATCCAGCTGACCCCCGAGCTGATCAGGGCGTTGAGTGGGGTACGAGGCCGGATCGACCAGCTGACCCTGCGGGCCGCCGAGGCCCCGTCGGCAACGCTGGGCCAGCGGTTGTACGCCGCGCGACGTCGCGCCAACCTGACCGTCAGCGAAACCGCCCTGGCCGCCGGTGTGTCCGACGATGTCATCGTCGGAACCGAGGCCGAGCAGCCGCCGACCGAGGCCGAGATCACCGCCATCGAGGCCCTGATGGCCCAGATCGACTGA
- a CDS encoding MinD/ParA family ATP-binding protein, whose product MTDRDDTLRRQAGDAAATGPIPAQRQVAPPWPQPPRTVPPAGAPHRPPYAPPPWTGQQPPQPPASYAERIPVAELVPSTKPAPGRGWRRLVLRASFGLINLGPSPDERRDAELEARIRGALRGHYKIGVLGKGGVGKTTVSASVGSVLAELRQDDRVVAVDADTAFGKLGSRVDPRAVGSYWELAADEHLETFADIRGRVGHNAAGLFVLAGEATPARRRVLDPAIYREATSRLDRHFSISIIDCSSTMDSPVTQEVLRDLDALIVVSSPWVDGAAAAGQTMDWLAARGLTGLLQRTVVVLNDSDGHADKRTRTILAQQFAGQGQAVVEVPFDPHLRPGGVIAGTATMSAPTRRKFVEIAAALAAHFPTSDDRHRERF is encoded by the coding sequence TTGACCGACCGCGATGACACGCTGCGCCGTCAGGCCGGTGATGCTGCGGCGACCGGCCCCATCCCCGCGCAGCGCCAGGTTGCACCGCCCTGGCCGCAACCGCCACGGACGGTCCCGCCTGCCGGCGCTCCCCACCGGCCGCCCTACGCGCCACCACCGTGGACCGGTCAGCAGCCGCCGCAACCGCCCGCCTCCTACGCCGAGCGGATACCGGTGGCAGAACTGGTTCCCAGCACCAAGCCCGCACCGGGACGCGGTTGGCGCCGGCTGGTTTTGCGGGCCTCGTTCGGGCTGATCAACCTCGGGCCGTCACCCGATGAGCGCCGCGATGCCGAACTCGAGGCCAGGATCCGCGGTGCGCTGCGCGGCCACTACAAGATCGGTGTGCTGGGCAAGGGTGGCGTGGGTAAGACGACGGTGTCTGCCAGTGTGGGCTCGGTGCTGGCCGAACTGCGCCAGGACGATCGGGTGGTGGCCGTCGACGCGGACACGGCGTTCGGCAAGCTCGGCAGCCGGGTGGATCCGCGGGCCGTCGGGTCCTACTGGGAGCTTGCCGCCGACGAGCACCTGGAGACCTTCGCCGATATCCGCGGGCGGGTGGGCCACAATGCCGCGGGCCTGTTCGTGCTGGCTGGTGAGGCGACACCGGCGCGGCGGCGGGTTCTGGATCCGGCGATCTACCGGGAGGCCACCTCCCGGCTGGACCGGCACTTCTCCATCTCGATCATCGACTGCAGTTCCACGATGGACAGTCCGGTGACCCAGGAGGTGCTGCGTGACCTGGACGCCTTGATCGTGGTGTCCTCGCCGTGGGTCGACGGTGCCGCGGCGGCGGGCCAGACCATGGACTGGCTGGCCGCGCGGGGACTGACCGGGCTGCTGCAGCGCACGGTGGTGGTGCTCAACGATTCCGACGGTCACGCCGACAAGCGGACGCGCACCATCCTCGCCCAGCAGTTCGCCGGGCAGGGTCAGGCCGTCGTGGAGGTGCCGTTCGACCCTCATCTGCGTCCCGGTGGCGTGATCGCAGGCACCGCCACGATGTCCGCACCGACCCGGCGAAAGTTCGTCGAGATCGCCGCCGCACTGGCCGCGCACTTTCCCACCAGCGATGATCGGCACCGCGAGCGTTTCTGA
- a CDS encoding ESX secretion-associated protein EspG yields the protein MTSSFAGHGEPTHYDDVVAVEVTIDGMLVIADRLQLEEFPPALGIRPNIPQPDLREKVWDQVARDLTEQGVLDAFGAPHPEVAAMTDTLSRPDRTLECRWWRRDVGGKMVRFVVCRKGDRHVIAARDGDMLVLQRVAPQVGLAGMVTAVLGPAEPADVEPMTGVTARLAESRTPNQLSQFGISPASARTYADATANPNSWVEITAAERHSGGTYTQADVAAGVLDSAQGRIVSIPRKVNGELYGSFLAGTQDNLQRALDGLMSFLPAGAWFEAKVEPTYYDDGD from the coding sequence ATGACAAGTTCTTTCGCCGGACACGGTGAACCCACGCACTATGACGACGTGGTCGCCGTCGAGGTCACGATCGACGGCATGCTCGTCATCGCCGATCGGCTCCAGCTCGAGGAGTTCCCGCCCGCCCTCGGAATTCGGCCCAACATCCCGCAGCCCGACCTTCGGGAGAAGGTGTGGGACCAGGTCGCCCGCGATCTCACCGAGCAGGGCGTGCTCGATGCGTTCGGTGCACCGCATCCGGAAGTGGCGGCGATGACCGACACGTTGTCGCGGCCCGACCGCACGCTGGAATGCCGATGGTGGCGCCGTGACGTCGGCGGCAAGATGGTCCGGTTCGTCGTGTGCCGCAAAGGTGATCGCCACGTCATCGCCGCCCGCGACGGTGACATGCTGGTACTGCAACGGGTGGCGCCGCAGGTCGGACTGGCGGGCATGGTCACTGCGGTGCTCGGTCCCGCCGAGCCGGCAGATGTCGAGCCGATGACGGGGGTGACGGCCCGGCTGGCCGAATCGCGGACGCCCAATCAGCTGTCCCAGTTCGGGATCTCACCCGCCTCGGCGCGCACCTACGCCGACGCGACGGCCAACCCGAACAGCTGGGTGGAGATCACCGCCGCAGAGCGCCATTCCGGCGGCACGTACACCCAAGCCGATGTCGCTGCCGGCGTGCTGGATTCGGCGCAGGGGCGCATCGTGTCGATCCCGCGCAAGGTCAACGGTGAGCTCTACGGAAGTTTCCTGGCCGGTACCCAGGACAATCTCCAGCGCGCGTTGGACGGCCTGATGTCCTTCCTGCCCGCCGGAGCCTGGTTCGAGGCCAAGGTCGAGCCGACCTACTACGACGACGGAGACTGA